Genomic segment of Melanotaenia boesemani isolate fMelBoe1 chromosome 10, fMelBoe1.pri, whole genome shotgun sequence:
CTGCGGCAACCTTACAAAGACTAATGCGGGATGGAGAGGGTTGCACAACTATTTCTGAGGatctgctgcatttcaaaacCACACAACTTGAGTGGGACATACATAAATATACTTCTGAATAGGACATGGGGCTTGATGCATGCAGCCATGAAATTCTGCTCATGCTTAAAGCGACATCAGTAAAGTGGGCAGCATTTCTGCTTATGGCTAAAAAATTATGAGCGGTCCTACTTCTGAGATGGAAATCTTAGAAGTTACTTGTGTTTTCAGAAAACTAATTACTGGCCGATATCCAGTGAATCTACTGCCAAGGTCAAGCTGCCTGCTGGTGTGAGGGCTGTGGCGCTGCCAGGGACATGGAAAacattttggggtttttcttttGAGGACGCTGTGATCGAGGTCTGTACTCTGAAATGTTTCGCTGACGTCAGCCCATGAGGCCAAACCAGCGATTCACGCAATCATCGTTGAGCCAGCATTTAGCATGAGTGTGGCTTCCTGAGGAGCACAAAGCACAACTAAacacaactaaataaaaaaaataaaaacaaagcatcaaAATACCAGAGAGTGCCACAAAACCGAAGACAGAAGGGAAATGAGGTAGtttcacaaaacaaagaaaaaaacaaaaacaatgtgtcTGAAAACACAGCGGTGAAACGGAATACTATACAAAACATGAGAAACAACAAAATTTTGCACTGCATGAGAAAAAACAagtaatttcagaaaaaaacaaaacaaaacaaaaaaaaaaaaaacacctgaccCACAAAAAAGagacatattaaaaaaaaacaccaaatttTCCAACATTCATGTAAACAACAATGTATAATTATAACTTGAGCCAAtgacaaattttaaataaatatttattgatatGATATACTATGtattatttatagtttttatttaataataattacataaatactatatgtatctatttaaGAGATGTTTCTTTACTTgcaatttgaatgtttttattctaatgGTTTGCTCAAAGTTTTTGGGAAGTAAGTTCCATGCAGACATAGCTCTGCacattactgttttattttacaatagtTTGACTTTGTCTTTGACACAAAACTGACCTCTGACAGCATGTCTTGTGCATaggtttgtttttctgaactgtaacatagttttttttaatagaactTGTACGGTTTTTATATGGATACATTTCTTATGAATATTAGTAACGAATAAAATAATCTTTCTCTTACCATTAACCAGCTGAGATTTCTATGCATTGTTCTGAAATCACAGCCAAGGACAATACGAGCTGCTCTATTTTGGATTTTGTGACCAGACCACTGGACAGTAGTCAAGATTTGACAAGATTAAATGTTGCTTTGGGATGTTTTATGAGTCTGTTGTGGCCTCTATGCTGTTGCATGTTTGGGCAGCAGGCTGAgggttgcagacacaaacaaactgaacaaactgatcagcaACGCCAGTAACATTGTGGGGATGGAGCTGGACTCTCTGACGGTGGTGTAGGAGAGGAGAATGTTgtccataataaagacaatactgaacaataccacttcacaacctgctgatcagTCACAGGCGTATGTTCGGTGAGAGACTGATACCACCTCAATACTCCACTGAACGACAAAGGAAATTGTTCCTACTATCAAACTGTAAAACTCCTCCGTGTAGCAACAACATCCACTATTGTACATTTACACTCTGCACTatagatgaatgcatggatgagtttctcttggtctttctgggagattaaactttaattctgttgattttctgagctggtaaaaagcttcttagtaaagccttgatgtggctgctgaaagtcaggtctgagtctatcaacactccaaggttacgaacttggtcagtgattttaagaacccgagtctccaggtgtttgccaatgctgactcttttctctttgttaccTAACAGAATCATCtcagttttttcttcatttaattgtagaaaattttccctcatccaggtgtttatttgcttcagacactgacacaataagtctattgggctgcagtcatctggtgacaaagCCAcgtaaagttgtgtatcatctgcataactgtgataattaatgctatagttctgtaatatttgacccaaaggaagcatatacaagttgaacagaagaggtccaaggactgacccctgggggactccacaagtcatggccactcactcggattcatagctgtcgatcgtaacaaaataattctggccttctaaataggacctgaaccagtaaAGAATCTATCTATGACAACTCCCAGCAGTTTAGTCTCTTGCACTTGGTGTACACAGATGTCTCTTTTTGTGTCGGTCCTCTGATGGACTGATGAGCTGTCTGCTTGTTCTCCGAGGGCTTGAAGGGTACAAATAATTAAGCACATCTTAGGGTATCtttaaaactatatttattGTGATCTCTGTTGTCTCTGGTTTTGTTTCAGCCACTGTGGGATTGAAATCCTGTctgtaaaatcaataaaaaaaataaataaaaattcaactGTTTAATTATCCTTGTTGTTCCAGTTCTGTTGCCCTCATGTAAACAGTCTgctattgtgttttatttaagttactTCTGTGGATCTGGAGAGATTAGCATAAACCCACAGCTGAAGATCCACAGTTTCTAAGTAAAGATGCAAGAAATTTACAATGAGATTATCAGTGCAACACTTGATCTAAACTTTTACAGTAGAGTGGCCTGAAACAGCCTTATGTTTGTCAAAAAGCTCCTGAATGACTTTCATACTAAAGGAAGCTAAATCCTCTAATCTTCTGAAATTAAGATTTAACTATTTGGCCATGATTCCTAAATTACTATCCTGAATTATATGTTAACAGTTTTCGGTGATTTATGGTCCACATTGTTTTGtggaaaatgcagaaaatgatGAATATTGGTGGAGGGCTGTTGTGATACACTACTGTATCCAAGTCCAGGCAGCTGGGGGGAGAAAAAAGTCTGTATTAGCAAGTCTGTCATGTAGCCAGCAGTAGGATATATTACAGTTAGAGGCAGTTTTCAAATAAGTTGGGGCCCTGCCAAGAAAGTCTCAGAGCAATTTGAGAAAATGCATTCTGCAACCGTTGGCAGCAGATTCTCTGTCATTATCTAATATTGTATAGTTAACCTGCTGGGAAATCATGTTCACGGCACCTATAGAGCTTCAGTAAAGGTAGAGTGCAAAGAGCAACTATTGTAAAATTTGTTTCTTTAAGATATGGcccaactttttattttttcctgtggaCATACAACTCCAAATGTAGAAGAAATCTCTTAAGAAATCTCATAAGAGATCAAATGTATTAATCTGTTGTATCttagataaacaaaaaatgtgatTCATGTTGTTccaatgtttctttttataatcTGATACGAGTTCTGCTGAAATCTAAAACAGTAATATCAAAATTAGCAGTGCGGTGCAACACTGCCACTATGCGGGCTAATGTGGGAACTGTATGCACGATCATTCTTAAAATCATATGTATGACCATGAAATTTCTATTTAACATCTTATATGTAATACTTTAGAAAGGCAGAAAACTAAACATGAGAGATAAGCTTTTCAaacatttgtttccatttaaatttaaataaatgtttatataaacgaattttaaatgtttcagtgAAATATCGCCATAGGAAGTGAAGTTTACCGGAAACGGACTTGTATTTCGGTGCACATAAACTGATACTTCCTGTTAGAAAGTTTTGTGCGCTTTGAGCACTATTTGGTCATGTTTAAGAATGTTTTGAGTAGACTGGTGACAGAAACGGTTTGTGTCCACCGTCATGTGAAGCACGTACCGTTTACACAGACCTTTACAACCGGCCGAGTGTCGGTGAGAAGCTTCACCGACGTGAAGGACGAAGTGCAGCCGCCTTTTGACTCGTCTCTGCTGGAGCTCCTAGTATGTCCGCTTTCCAAGAAGCCACTGAGGTAACTCGCATAACAAACTATGGCTGTAAGGGAAACACTTCCGCAACAGTGAGAACAGAATGACACAGAAAATGGATCACTATACTGTAAaatatagttttgtttgttggttttcgGAAACAAGCCGAATCGGAGGCTAACCTCACGACAAAATGAAGACGCGATAGGCTGTTTTTGTTGGACTAATCGTTTAGAACAGTTGCAACTCCATTATACTGAAAGATGTGTATCTTATCTGGGGATGTGGAATTTTAATTTGTCACCCCAACAGTTTCTTGTCTCATTTACCCCAGCAAAGGAAGTCTTTGAACCATCCAACAAAACTTTTAATTGCTTTTCTACCACAacatatatgtatatctatgtgtgtgtgtgtgtgtatatatatatatatatatgtatatatatatgtatatatgtatatatatatatatatgtatgtgtatatatatatatatatgtatgtgtatatatatatatgtatatatatatatatatatgtgtgtgtgtgtatatatatatatatatatatgtatatgtatgtgtgtgtgtgtgcgcgtgtgtatATGAATAGTTAA
This window contains:
- the LOC121648091 gene encoding protein preY, mitochondrial-like; the protein is MFKNVLSRLVTETVCVHRHVKHVPFTQTFTTGRVSVRSFTDVKDEVQPPFDSSLLELLVCPLSKKPLRYNAETNELINEELGIAYPIVDGIPNMIPQEARLLQKDADTSNKPAQ